From Algoriphagus sp. NG3, the proteins below share one genomic window:
- a CDS encoding N-acetylneuraminate synthase family protein has protein sequence MEFKIGNRAVGKAYPPLVIAELGINHGGSLKVAFEMVDAAARAGVEVLKHQTHIVEDEMSKAAKSVIPGNATESIYDIMAKCALNEEDEIALMDYVHSKGMIFISTPFSRAAADRLQKMGVSAFKIGSGECNNHPLLNHIASFGKPMILSTGMNSLESVRKSVQVIQKHKVPFALLHTTNLYPTPNHLVRLGAMQELMNEFPDIPVGLSDHTVSNHACFAAVALGGVILERHFTDHMQRQGPDIVCSMDEDSTRELILGSRVIQQMLGGKKEPAAEEQVTIDFAFATLCSIKRVEKGDVFSKENTWVKRPGTGEIKAEFYEDVIGKVAARDIEEDEQISWRDVVK, from the coding sequence ATGGAATTTAAAATTGGAAACAGAGCTGTTGGAAAGGCATATCCACCTTTGGTGATAGCAGAACTTGGGATTAATCATGGTGGAAGTTTAAAGGTGGCTTTTGAGATGGTGGATGCTGCCGCTAGGGCAGGCGTGGAGGTACTGAAACATCAGACACATATAGTCGAAGATGAAATGAGTAAAGCTGCCAAATCAGTGATTCCAGGCAATGCTACTGAATCAATTTACGATATCATGGCTAAGTGCGCACTGAATGAAGAGGATGAAATAGCATTAATGGATTATGTGCATTCTAAGGGGATGATTTTTATATCTACCCCTTTTTCAAGAGCGGCGGCTGACCGTCTCCAAAAGATGGGAGTTTCTGCCTTTAAGATAGGGAGTGGAGAATGCAACAATCATCCATTATTAAATCATATAGCATCATTCGGAAAGCCGATGATTTTGAGCACTGGCATGAACAGCTTAGAAAGTGTACGCAAATCAGTACAAGTAATCCAAAAGCATAAGGTTCCTTTTGCATTATTGCATACTACCAATTTATACCCAACTCCTAATCATCTGGTAAGGCTAGGGGCAATGCAGGAACTGATGAATGAGTTTCCCGATATTCCAGTTGGCCTAAGTGACCACACAGTATCCAATCATGCTTGTTTTGCAGCTGTAGCACTGGGCGGGGTGATATTGGAAAGACATTTTACCGACCATATGCAGAGGCAGGGGCCAGATATAGTCTGTTCGATGGACGAAGATAGTACTAGGGAGTTAATCCTTGGAAGTAGAGTTATTCAGCAGATGTTGGGTGGCAAGAAAGAGCCAGCAGCTGAGGAGCAAGTAACTATTGATTTTGCATTTGCTACTTTATGTTCTATCAAAAGGGTCGAGAAGGGAGATGTCTTTAGCAAAGAAAACACTTGGGTGAAAAGGCCTGGTACAGGAGAGATCAAGGCTGAATTCTATGAAGATGTAATTGGTAAAGTGGCTGCGAGGGATATTGAGGAGGATGAGCAAATCAGTTGGAGGGATGTTGTTAAGTAA
- a CDS encoding acylneuraminate cytidylyltransferase family protein — translation MNFKVVVPARFGSKRFPGKNKARLSGVPLINYSIQYAIDSGIDRNDIWINTDDPEILEIASTFEVNFYDRPGYLAGDLTSTVDVLKDQVAFWEKENIAVDAIVLLQVTNPLRPPKLLQEGIAVYLREKRSSLVTFSQLNKKFGSIENNLFKPRNYLPGQRMQDIEPLFYENGLLYISSVDLVKNGFVVGQDAYPMVIEHVFAQVDIDYPDDLIFAEAILKTHINNGI, via the coding sequence ATGAATTTTAAAGTTGTGGTACCTGCCAGGTTTGGCTCAAAAAGATTTCCAGGGAAGAATAAAGCAAGACTTAGTGGAGTTCCTTTAATTAATTACTCAATCCAATATGCAATTGATTCGGGAATAGATCGAAATGATATCTGGATCAATACAGATGATCCGGAGATTTTGGAGATAGCCTCCACTTTCGAGGTCAATTTCTATGACAGACCGGGCTATTTAGCTGGAGATTTAACCTCTACTGTAGATGTCCTTAAAGATCAGGTTGCCTTTTGGGAGAAGGAGAACATAGCTGTTGATGCAATTGTGTTACTTCAGGTGACCAATCCTCTCAGACCACCCAAACTATTACAAGAAGGAATAGCGGTATATTTGAGGGAGAAAAGGTCTAGTCTGGTAACTTTTTCTCAATTGAACAAGAAATTTGGATCAATAGAGAACAACCTTTTCAAGCCAAGGAATTATTTACCCGGACAGAGAATGCAGGATATAGAGCCATTGTTTTATGAAAATGGGCTATTGTATATTTCATCTGTGGATTTAGTGAAAAATGGCTTTGTAGTAGGGCAGGATGCTTATCCCATGGTTATAGAGCATGTGTTTGCACAGGTGGACATAGATTACCCCGACGATTTGATTTTTGCGGAAGCAATACTTAAAACACACATTAATAATGGAATTTAA